From Senegalia massiliensis, a single genomic window includes:
- a CDS encoding response regulator: MLNIAICDDENAICNQLENIILDISPKYNMKIEIDIFYTAENLYKNLLNKNKYDLIFLDIELKYMSGVQLGKK; the protein is encoded by the coding sequence ATGCTGAATATAGCTATTTGTGATGATGAAAATGCCATATGCAATCAATTAGAAAACATTATATTAGATATTAGTCCAAAATATAATATGAAGATTGAAATAGATATATTTTATACTGCTGAAAATTTATACAAAAATTTATTAAATAAAAATAAATATGATTTAATTTTTTTAGATATTGAATTAAAATATATGAGTGGAGTCCAATTAGGAAAAAAATAA
- a CDS encoding accessory gene regulator B family protein, which yields MKMENSINSPNTLIIKRIIPIVVNIITIIGIGILFDMVLESIIFIISYEPIRAYTGGYDAGDNLNCYIFSLALTIIAMISIKYIPSSNYTILFLGIISSFIVLLLSPVEDSNNFSNKEKAYKHKIISRMMCIIELVVVLILLILELNNIALTITISLFILSIMILFGKVQ from the coding sequence ATGAAAATGGAGAATAGCATTAATAGTCCTAATACACTTATAATAAAAAGAATTATACCTATAGTAGTAAATATTATAACTATAATTGGAATTGGAATATTATTTGATATGGTTTTAGAGAGTATAATTTTTATTATTTCTTATGAACCAATTCGTGCATATACAGGAGGATATGATGCAGGTGATAATTTAAATTGCTATATATTTTCTTTGGCTTTAACTATAATAGCAATGATATCTATAAAATATATTCCATCATCAAATTATACTATATTATTTTTAGGTATAATATCCTCATTTATAGTATTATTACTATCTCCAGTAGAAGATAGTAATAATTTCTCTAATAAAGAAAAAGCATATAAACATAAAATTATATCAAGAATGATGTGTATTATAGAATTAGTTGTAGTGTTAATATTATTAATATTAGAACTTAATAATATTGCACTTACAATAACAATATCTTTATTTATACTTTCAATAATGATTTTATTTGGAAAAGTACAATAA
- a CDS encoding sensor histidine kinase, which translates to MMFSEIIITLLIVNINLSIFKSTYLDISIIIFSRIISYLIVLIFEGAKNVKNNIELPNIYWFSVFFIPLSSMYLTLLLFQNSNLNKYELLISIFILFIINIVTFYLYDMLNRIYKEKIQNKLLEKQNEYYEEQFKIMNSSYKKLKATRHDLKNHLIAIENYIINNKKEKALKYIEKINNSSYDKRDFANSGNVDIDSILNYKIQSAKSKGISIELNLNIPYDLNLDSFDMIIVIGNLIDNAIEATSKLENDKRFIHISIFYDRNILHMHFKNTFDGKILKEQEKILTTKKDKFNHGIGLKNVKYILEKYEGDLNYSYDDNIFYVKLLLYL; encoded by the coding sequence ATGATGTTTTCAGAAATTATAATTACTTTACTTATAGTTAATATAAATTTATCTATTTTTAAGTCAACATATCTAGATATTTCTATTATAATTTTTAGTCGAATAATAAGCTATCTTATAGTATTAATATTTGAAGGAGCTAAAAATGTAAAAAATAATATAGAATTGCCTAATATTTATTGGTTCTCTGTATTTTTTATCCCTTTAAGCTCTATGTATTTAACATTATTACTTTTTCAAAATAGTAATTTAAATAAATATGAATTATTAATCTCTATATTCATATTGTTTATAATCAATATAGTAACTTTTTATTTATATGATATGTTAAATAGAATATATAAAGAAAAAATACAAAATAAATTATTAGAAAAACAAAATGAATATTATGAAGAACAATTTAAAATTATGAATTCTTCTTATAAAAAATTAAAGGCTACAAGACATGATTTAAAAAATCACCTTATAGCTATAGAAAATTATATAATTAATAATAAAAAAGAAAAAGCATTAAAATACATAGAAAAAATTAATAATTCCTCTTATGATAAAAGAGATTTTGCTAATTCTGGTAATGTAGATATTGATAGTATATTAAATTATAAAATTCAATCTGCTAAATCAAAAGGTATCAGTATAGAGTTGAATTTAAATATACCTTACGATTTAAATTTAGATTCTTTTGATATGATTATAGTCATTGGAAACTTAATAGATAATGCCATAGAAGCAACTTCTAAATTAGAAAATGATAAAAGGTTTATACATATTAGCATATTTTATGATAGAAATATACTTCATATGCACTTTAAGAATACCTTTGATGGTAAAATTCTAAAAGAACAAGAAAAAATCCTAACCACAAAAAAAGATAAGTTTAATCACGGTATAGGACTTAAAAATGTTAAATATATATTAGAAAAATATGAGGGGGACTTAAATTATAGTTATGATGATAATATTTTCTATGTAAAACTATTACTTTATTTATAA
- a CDS encoding substrate-binding domain-containing protein: MKKILVLFLVLIMSISLVVGCSNTENQEEEASTDEATDELSSKENDPIKLATTTSTRDSGLLDYILPNFTDTNNIEVNVIAVGTGKALQMGKDGEADVLLVHAKDSEEEFVAEGHGTERYDVMYNDFILVGSQDDPAGIKEEYPEDISKALEKLKETESEFVSRGDDSGTHKKELKIWENAGIDPAGNWYIEAGAGMADVLKIADEKQAYTLTDRATYLSMKDSLDLDIIVEGDSNLFNQYGVIPVNPDKNNQIDSESAMEFVNWILSDEAQELIKDYGKEEYGQALFVPNAN, translated from the coding sequence TTGAAAAAAATATTAGTGTTATTTTTAGTTTTGATTATGAGTATTTCATTAGTAGTTGGATGTTCAAATACTGAAAATCAAGAAGAAGAAGCTTCAACAGATGAAGCAACTGATGAATTATCTAGCAAGGAAAATGATCCTATTAAGTTAGCAACTACGACATCAACAAGAGATTCAGGGCTATTAGATTATATTTTACCAAATTTTACTGATACAAATAATATAGAAGTAAATGTAATTGCAGTAGGAACAGGTAAAGCCTTACAAATGGGAAAAGATGGTGAAGCTGATGTACTTTTAGTACATGCTAAAGATTCAGAAGAAGAATTTGTAGCAGAAGGACATGGTACTGAAAGATATGATGTAATGTATAATGACTTTATTCTTGTTGGCTCTCAAGATGATCCAGCAGGCATAAAAGAAGAGTATCCAGAAGATATCTCTAAAGCTCTTGAAAAATTAAAAGAAACTGAATCTGAATTTGTATCTCGAGGTGATGATTCAGGTACTCATAAAAAAGAACTGAAAATATGGGAGAATGCAGGGATTGATCCTGCAGGAAATTGGTATATTGAAGCAGGGGCAGGTATGGCAGATGTACTTAAAATAGCAGATGAAAAACAAGCTTACACATTAACTGATAGAGCCACATATCTATCTATGAAAGATTCACTTGATTTAGATATAATAGTAGAAGGAGATTCTAATCTTTTCAATCAGTATGGAGTGATACCAGTAAATCCAGATAAGAATAATCAAATAGATAGTGAAAGTGCCATGGAGTTTGTTAATTGGATATTATCAGATGAAGCACAAGAATTAATAAAAGATTATGGAAAAGAAGAATATGGCCAGGCTTTATTTGTGCCAAATGCTAATTAA
- a CDS encoding HesA/MoeB/ThiF family protein, translated as MERYVRNHSSISHKEQSQINNLNVAIIGLGGLGGYVLENLLRIGVKKFILIDKGKFEESNLNRQVLSTEENIGEYKTLVAEKRAISIEKDVVLKTYSTKLDKESINLIKEVDIVFDCLDSIESRFDLEYICEKLELPLVHGAIRGYYGQVALSREDNRIFKKIYKDNTKENESLGNLPMTCMITASIQVNLSLKYLFDNYRENELILIDSNEMDIEKIKIL; from the coding sequence ATGGAAAGATATGTTAGAAATCATTCATCAATAAGTCATAAAGAACAATCACAAATAAATAATTTAAATGTTGCTATAATTGGACTTGGAGGTCTTGGAGGATATGTATTAGAAAATCTATTAAGAATTGGAGTCAAAAAATTTATATTGATTGATAAAGGAAAATTTGAGGAATCTAATTTAAATAGGCAAGTATTATCTACAGAAGAAAATATAGGTGAATACAAGACTTTAGTTGCAGAAAAAAGAGCAATATCTATAGAGAAAGATGTAGTATTAAAAACATATAGCACCAAATTAGATAAAGAGAGTATAAATTTAATCAAAGAGGTAGATATAGTATTTGATTGTCTTGATTCTATAGAATCAAGGTTTGATTTAGAATATATATGTGAAAAATTAGAGTTACCATTAGTACATGGAGCAATAAGAGGATATTATGGTCAAGTAGCATTATCAAGAGAAGATAATAGAATATTTAAGAAAATATATAAAGATAATACAAAGGAAAATGAATCACTGGGAAACTTACCTATGACTTGCATGATAACAGCAAGCATTCAAGTGAATTTATCACTTAAATATTTATTTGATAATTATAGAGAAAATGAATTAATATTAATAGATTCAAATGAAATGGATATAGAAAAAATAAAAATATTATAA
- a CDS encoding LytR/AlgR family response regulator transcription factor, with protein sequence MELFSIRPLDFLIKPISTKKVDKTFSTAMKLIKNKNNFFNYQKEKECHRIPITDILYFESNNRQINIYTLNGKYSFYGTLKEIFNRLNDYGFVFIHRSYLININHVKIFKYNKVTLTDNTILNITQTFRKNLRELQMKIGEI encoded by the coding sequence ATGGAGTTATTTTCTATAAGACCTTTAGATTTCTTAATTAAACCAATTAGTACCAAAAAAGTGGACAAAACATTTAGCACAGCTATGAAATTAATAAAAAATAAAAATAACTTTTTTAATTATCAAAAAGAAAAAGAATGTCATCGTATCCCTATAACAGATATACTTTATTTTGAAAGTAATAATAGACAAATAAATATATATACTCTAAATGGAAAATATTCTTTTTACGGTACTTTAAAAGAAATTTTTAATAGATTAAATGATTATGGATTTGTATTTATTCATAGATCTTATCTTATCAATATAAATCATGTGAAAATCTTTAAATACAATAAAGTAACTTTAACAGATAATACAATTCTAAATATTACTCAAACTTTTAGAAAAAATTTACGAGAGTTACAGATGAAGATAGGTGAAATTTAA
- a CDS encoding ABC transporter permease subunit, which translates to MLNKLKKLNIPLIIGIIIVSLIVFILIFGYRIIPLDPFATNFGLPKLEGDTLNVSNPPNPPNNINIWGTDSIGRDIFSRVIYGAKLTIGLAFITSIFRFLIAIPFSFLAAFGSKRSSDIIDFFNMSFSALPAIVISYIILNYYYIYNMEIESAFIAYIVVLSVIGWGRVGAILREKIEDIKSQDFIKGEIAIGKSSLLIAVENIFPHLFANIIIYFFIEISRVLIIIAELGVLGIYIGVNKINPELLERIDSTITPSYYPEWGSMLASARYAISAWKPWIVMYPALALFVTVFGFNLLGEGLKEEVNKKNSKFIIFIKHIPYHLSPITFIHQIKNKEKYKKSILIKLSLVLILGLVFLYPPSISKYKVDSNRIYNEVEEISNQKYNNRVIGTEGHEEFSTYIVKQLEENNIIPLFEDGYINKGNINVEMNNIKKAEMHLKKGEEKINFKYKDDFIMENIYLNETSDSIYEGKISGKLLLYEDYLNEKYNEEENYFLIVDNWNSYNKIATEINKEKFITGVLLSSVTSLEDIVSFVNIAGSIDDLKKDKEQFGSAFRGYITEDTVQELKKYSKEELIIEYKLKNLKNVEVKNIGGYIEGEGLDEPPLIIATNYDYFSNDIDDLGNGVFYNGTSIAANLEIMKVLSQNNFTLKRDIIFLFFDGSKGTREKGTDLFRNTDFYNKLSPYHFIMQLNFLGYKNSDSLSIDTSLLYSDNKNHYNFIKGIFKRAKELGIEFKIDKVSNTNDGITDMHVNGSSGVLISSINDNERKEVENIEQNINIINEKKLKNQIQLIIDAITLYEYEFD; encoded by the coding sequence TTGCTAAATAAACTTAAAAAACTAAATATTCCGTTAATTATAGGAATTATCATAGTTTCACTTATAGTATTTATATTGATTTTTGGATATAGAATAATTCCTTTAGATCCTTTTGCTACAAATTTTGGATTACCTAAACTTGAAGGAGATACATTAAATGTTTCTAACCCACCTAATCCACCTAATAACATTAATATATGGGGAACTGATTCTATAGGGAGAGATATATTTAGTAGAGTTATTTATGGAGCTAAGTTAACTATAGGTTTAGCATTTATAACATCAATTTTTAGATTTTTAATAGCAATTCCGTTTTCTTTTTTAGCTGCATTTGGGAGTAAAAGAAGTTCAGATATAATTGATTTTTTTAACATGAGTTTTAGTGCTCTTCCTGCTATTGTAATTAGTTATATTATATTAAATTATTATTATATATATAATATGGAAATTGAGTCTGCTTTTATAGCTTACATAGTTGTGCTTTCAGTTATAGGTTGGGGTAGAGTAGGAGCTATATTAAGAGAAAAAATAGAAGACATAAAATCACAAGATTTTATAAAGGGTGAGATTGCTATAGGGAAGAGCAGTCTACTTATTGCTGTGGAGAATATATTCCCACATTTATTTGCAAATATTATAATCTATTTTTTTATAGAAATAAGCAGAGTGCTTATAATCATAGCAGAGTTAGGAGTACTTGGTATATATATTGGAGTAAATAAAATAAATCCAGAGTTATTAGAAAGGATTGATAGTACAATTACTCCAAGTTATTATCCAGAATGGGGTTCAATGCTTGCTTCAGCTAGATATGCCATATCAGCTTGGAAACCGTGGATAGTAATGTATCCTGCATTAGCTCTATTTGTCACTGTATTTGGATTTAATCTTTTAGGAGAAGGATTAAAAGAGGAAGTAAATAAGAAAAATTCTAAGTTTATAATTTTTATAAAACATATTCCATATCATTTGTCCCCAATAACTTTCATACATCAAATCAAGAATAAAGAAAAATATAAGAAAAGTATTTTAATAAAATTATCACTTGTACTAATATTAGGATTAGTTTTTTTATATCCTCCCAGCATAAGTAAATATAAAGTCGATAGTAATAGAATATATAATGAAGTAGAAGAAATATCTAACCAAAAGTATAATAATAGAGTAATAGGAACTGAAGGTCATGAGGAGTTTTCAACTTATATTGTTAAACAATTAGAAGAAAATAATATAATCCCATTATTTGAAGATGGTTATATAAATAAAGGTAATATCAATGTAGAAATGAATAATATTAAAAAAGCAGAAATGCATCTAAAAAAGGGAGAAGAAAAGATAAATTTTAAATATAAAGATGATTTTATTATGGAGAATATATATTTAAATGAAACTTCAGATTCAATATATGAAGGAAAAATTTCTGGTAAATTACTACTATATGAAGATTATTTAAATGAAAAATATAATGAAGAAGAAAATTATTTTTTAATTGTAGACAATTGGAATAGCTATAATAAGATAGCTACAGAAATAAATAAAGAGAAATTTATAACTGGTGTATTACTATCTTCTGTTACTTCACTAGAAGATATAGTTTCTTTTGTAAATATAGCAGGTTCTATCGATGATTTAAAGAAAGATAAAGAACAATTTGGATCAGCTTTCAGGGGTTATATAACAGAAGATACAGTACAAGAATTAAAAAAATATTCAAAAGAAGAATTAATTATAGAATATAAATTAAAAAATTTAAAAAATGTAGAAGTGAAAAATATAGGGGGATATATTGAAGGGGAAGGATTAGATGAGCCACCACTTATAATAGCAACTAATTATGATTATTTTTCTAATGACATTGATGATTTAGGTAATGGTGTTTTTTATAATGGTACATCAATTGCTGCTAATTTAGAAATTATGAAAGTATTATCACAAAACAATTTTACTCTTAAAAGAGATATTATTTTTCTTTTTTTTGATGGTTCTAAAGGGACAAGAGAAAAAGGTACTGATTTATTTAGAAATACTGATTTTTATAATAAACTGTCACCTTATCATTTTATAATGCAATTAAATTTTTTAGGGTATAAAAATTCAGATTCATTATCTATAGATACATCTTTACTTTATTCTGACAATAAAAATCACTACAATTTTATTAAAGGAATATTTAAAAGGGCTAAAGAATTAGGAATAGAATTTAAAATTGATAAAGTATCCAATACAAATGATGGAATAACGGATATGCATGTAAATGGAAGTAGTGGAGTATTAATAAGCTCTATCAATGACAATGAAAGGAAAGAAGTAGAAAATATAGAGCAAAATATAAATATTATTAATGAAAAAAAGTTAAAAAATCAAATTCAATTAATAATTGATGCCATAACATTATATGAATATGAATTTGATTAA
- the mobA gene encoding molybdenum cofactor guanylyltransferase codes for MKKFGTAIILAGGKSSRMGFDKQFLKIDNRRLMNSLISKLKNEFDEIIIVTNKPKDYIGFKAKVTTDKIKNVGPLAGIHVGLIEASSKYSFVVACDMPNINIKYITYMREKITNEIGCITEYDNHIEPFSSFYSKEIISDIEKHLQTKMRSINSLAKKLNILYIKEKEARKFSPNWDMFLNINTKEDLNLYLENEKWSV; via the coding sequence ATGAAAAAATTTGGTACTGCTATAATACTTGCAGGGGGAAAAAGTTCTAGAATGGGTTTTGATAAACAATTTTTAAAAATTGACAATAGAAGGCTTATGAATTCCTTAATATCAAAGCTTAAAAATGAATTTGATGAAATAATTATAGTTACAAATAAACCTAAAGATTATATAGGGTTTAAGGCTAAAGTAACTACAGATAAAATTAAAAATGTTGGACCACTTGCAGGAATTCATGTAGGATTAATAGAAGCAAGTTCTAAATATAGTTTTGTAGTAGCCTGTGATATGCCAAATATAAATATAAAATATATCACATATATGAGAGAAAAAATAACAAATGAAATAGGTTGTATAACAGAGTATGACAATCATATAGAACCATTTAGTAGTTTTTATTCTAAAGAAATAATTAGTGATATAGAAAAGCATTTACAGACAAAAATGCGTTCAATTAATTCATTAGCTAAGAAATTAAATATATTATATATAAAAGAAAAAGAAGCAAGAAAATTTAGTCCAAATTGGGATATGTTTTTAAATATAAATACAAAAGAAGATTTGAATTTATATTTAGAAAATGAAAAATGGAGTGTTTAA
- the fdhD gene encoding formate dehydrogenase accessory sulfurtransferase FdhD gives MNVIKKINIMKIRGEETTKEEDILITEYPLTIFVNYEEVVTLLCTPKSVKELAIGFLFSEGILKDTSNILNISFNSKYGLIYIDIENRSELIEKLRGKRTITSGCGKGTIFYNVLDSFKSKKIEKQMDIKIDQIKKLVKKFNHKSELFLKTGGVHSVALCDKNDILFFEEDIGRHNALDKILGRSMMENINLNNKIVLTSGRISSEILIKVAKGGISTIISRSAPTSLSVEMANKLNITLIGFARGEKLNVYSNFDIFNLK, from the coding sequence ATGAATGTTATAAAAAAAATAAACATAATGAAAATAAGAGGAGAAGAAACAACTAAAGAAGAGGATATTCTAATAACAGAATATCCTCTTACAATATTTGTGAATTACGAAGAAGTTGTAACCCTTTTATGTACACCGAAATCTGTAAAAGAATTAGCTATAGGATTTTTATTTTCAGAAGGTATTTTAAAGGATACGTCGAATATATTAAATATAAGTTTTAATTCAAAATATGGGTTAATATATATAGATATAGAAAATAGAAGTGAGCTAATAGAAAAACTTAGAGGAAAAAGAACTATTACATCAGGTTGTGGAAAAGGAACTATATTTTATAATGTATTAGATAGTTTTAAGTCAAAAAAAATTGAAAAACAAATGGATATAAAAATAGATCAAATAAAAAAGTTAGTGAAAAAATTTAATCATAAATCAGAATTATTTTTAAAAACTGGAGGAGTGCATAGTGTAGCTTTATGTGATAAAAATGACATATTGTTTTTTGAAGAAGATATAGGAAGGCATAATGCATTAGACAAAATACTTGGTAGATCTATGATGGAAAATATTAATTTAAATAATAAAATTGTCTTGACCTCAGGAAGAATATCATCTGAAATATTAATAAAAGTAGCAAAAGGTGGTATTTCTACAATAATATCTCGATCTGCTCCCACAAGTCTTTCAGTAGAAATGGCAAATAAATTAAATATAACATTAATAGGGTTTGCAAGAGGAGAAAAATTAAATGTATATTCTAATTTTGATATATTTAATTTAAAATAA
- a CDS encoding sigma-54 interaction domain-containing protein — protein sequence MYYDNYIENIIKNIIDAIIISDDDGNIKFFNDELLNLFGFSKEKLNSKKVYDIFEGFYSFRDLLNKKENIEREEVLINADKNKIHFMVSIYKLDNKDFLFKFEDIKKKRKLNKKIKENKAIYTFDKIIGNNKRFKCQIEFAKKISDSKSTILITGETGTGKEVFAQSIHNMSDRKNKPFIAINSAAIPDNLIESELFGYVEGAFTGAKKTGQIGKFKSADKGTIFLDEIGEMPFNLQTRLLRVIEEGIVTRIGSIDQEYVDVRIIAASNKDLKKEVEKGNFRKDLFYRLNVLPLSILPLRERKDDIPILIDYFMDKISRRLNKKKVKITKFQMDYLINYNWPGNIRELENFVELIINLEYIPNKYFENKIEKTKKDFIIEKNMTLEELEKNYITDMLRKNDRNITKVAKILGIGRNTLHRKINKYEL from the coding sequence TTGTACTATGATAATTATATTGAAAATATTATAAAAAACATTATAGATGCAATTATAATATCTGATGATGACGGAAATATAAAGTTTTTTAATGATGAATTACTTAATTTATTTGGATTTAGCAAAGAAAAATTAAATTCAAAAAAAGTTTATGATATTTTTGAAGGTTTTTATAGTTTTAGAGATTTATTAAATAAAAAAGAAAATATAGAAAGAGAAGAAGTATTAATAAATGCAGATAAAAATAAAATACATTTCATGGTTTCCATATATAAATTAGATAACAAAGATTTTTTATTTAAATTTGAAGATATAAAAAAGAAGAGAAAATTAAATAAAAAAATAAAAGAAAATAAAGCAATATATACTTTTGATAAAATAATTGGAAACAATAAAAGATTTAAATGTCAAATAGAATTTGCAAAGAAAATTTCTGATTCAAAATCCACAATACTTATAACAGGAGAAACAGGTACTGGAAAAGAAGTTTTTGCTCAAAGTATTCATAATATGAGCGATAGAAAAAACAAACCTTTTATAGCTATAAATTCAGCAGCAATACCAGATAACTTAATAGAATCAGAACTTTTTGGTTATGTAGAAGGAGCTTTTACAGGAGCTAAAAAAACAGGACAAATCGGCAAGTTTAAGTCAGCAGATAAAGGTACAATTTTTTTAGATGAAATAGGAGAAATGCCTTTTAATTTACAAACAAGATTACTTAGAGTAATAGAAGAAGGTATAGTAACTAGAATAGGATCTATAGATCAAGAATATGTTGATGTAAGAATAATAGCAGCAAGTAATAAAGATTTAAAAAAAGAAGTAGAAAAAGGTAATTTTAGAAAAGATTTATTTTATAGACTAAATGTATTACCACTTTCTATTTTACCATTAAGAGAGAGAAAAGATGATATACCAATTTTAATAGACTATTTTATGGACAAGATTTCAAGAAGATTAAATAAGAAAAAGGTTAAAATCACAAAATTTCAAATGGATTATTTAATTAACTATAACTGGCCTGGAAATATACGAGAATTAGAAAACTTTGTAGAACTTATAATAAACTTAGAATATATACCTAACAAATATTTTGAGAATAAAATAGAAAAAACAAAGAAAGATTTTATAATAGAAAAAAATATGACATTAGAAGAGTTAGAAAAGAATTATATAACAGATATGCTTAGAAAAAATGATAGGAATATAACTAAAGTTGCTAAAATACTAGGTATAGGTAGGAATACTTTGCATAGAAAGATAAATAAGTATGAGTTATGA